One stretch of Roseimicrobium sp. ORNL1 DNA includes these proteins:
- a CDS encoding arylsulfatase produces MPSLGTQAASLEGKKPNIIFILTDDQGYGDLSVHGNPVLKTPNLDKMHAESVRFTNWHNSPTCAPTRSALLTGRHEFRNGITHTILERERLRLDSVTLAQVLQKAGYATGIFGKWHLGDEEAYRPDKRGFEETFIHGAGGIGQSYPGSCGDAPGNAYFDPAILHNGTFEETKGYCTDVFFEQATKWIETKKGQKEKPFLCWLSTNAPHGPYIAKPEDKALYDGKTPNEAAANFFGMLHNIDMNVGKLFAKLDEWGLAEDTLVIFMNDNGGTAGGAVFNAGMRGQKGSPWIGGVHAISFWRWKGTLKPADCNALTAHIDFFRTLSSLGGAKLDDSLLQQSAEARNLTPLLENPAASWEDRFLFTHVGRWPKGTSPDAAKLNNAAVRNTQYTLVSETARGPKAPKDAEPKWQLFDVIADPSQKNDIAASHPEVVKKLSDTYDAWWTSLKGQYDINENAIGPKLNPFAELYWKQFGGGPTAEDYERMDPEKAKTFEASRQRQAAGKRATD; encoded by the coding sequence ATGCCGTCCCTCGGGACTCAAGCAGCATCCCTCGAAGGCAAAAAGCCCAACATCATTTTCATTCTCACCGATGATCAGGGATATGGGGATCTCTCCGTGCATGGCAATCCCGTGCTGAAGACGCCGAACCTGGACAAGATGCATGCGGAGAGCGTGCGCTTCACCAACTGGCACAACAGCCCGACTTGTGCCCCCACGCGCTCCGCGCTGCTCACGGGCCGTCATGAATTCCGCAACGGCATCACCCACACCATCCTGGAGCGCGAGCGTTTGCGGCTGGATTCGGTGACGCTGGCGCAGGTGCTGCAAAAGGCGGGCTACGCCACCGGCATCTTCGGCAAGTGGCATCTCGGCGATGAGGAAGCCTACCGGCCCGACAAGCGCGGTTTCGAGGAAACCTTCATCCACGGCGCCGGTGGCATCGGCCAGAGCTATCCCGGAAGCTGTGGCGATGCGCCGGGCAATGCCTACTTCGATCCCGCCATTCTCCACAACGGAACGTTTGAGGAGACAAAGGGCTACTGCACGGATGTCTTCTTTGAGCAGGCCACGAAGTGGATCGAGACGAAGAAGGGTCAAAAGGAAAAGCCCTTCCTCTGCTGGCTCTCCACGAATGCGCCGCACGGCCCCTACATCGCCAAGCCCGAGGACAAGGCGCTCTACGATGGGAAGACGCCCAATGAAGCCGCTGCCAATTTCTTCGGCATGCTCCACAATATCGATATGAATGTCGGCAAGCTCTTCGCCAAGCTCGACGAATGGGGCCTTGCTGAAGATACCCTGGTCATCTTCATGAATGACAACGGCGGCACGGCAGGGGGAGCTGTCTTCAATGCCGGCATGCGTGGGCAGAAGGGATCCCCATGGATCGGTGGCGTGCATGCCATCAGCTTCTGGCGGTGGAAGGGCACACTGAAACCCGCCGACTGCAACGCGCTCACCGCACACATCGATTTCTTCCGTACCCTTTCCTCCCTTGGAGGGGCAAAGCTGGATGACTCGCTTCTGCAGCAGTCTGCAGAAGCTCGCAACCTGACACCGTTGTTGGAGAATCCCGCCGCGTCTTGGGAAGATCGCTTCCTCTTCACCCATGTGGGCCGCTGGCCCAAAGGCACCTCGCCAGATGCTGCGAAGCTGAACAACGCAGCCGTGCGCAACACCCAGTACACGCTGGTCAGTGAAACGGCACGTGGCCCCAAAGCTCCCAAGGACGCGGAACCCAAGTGGCAGCTCTTTGACGTCATCGCCGATCCCTCCCAGAAGAATGACATTGCCGCCTCGCACCCCGAGGTCGTGAAAAAATTGTCCGATACCTATGACGCATGGTGGACCTCGCTCAAGGGGCAGTACGACATCAACGAAAACGCCATCGGTCCAAAGCTGAACCCCTTTGCCGAGTTGTACTGGAAGCAGTTCGGCGGAGGCCCCACAGCCGAAGACTACGAACGCATGGACCCGGAAAAGGCGAAGACGTTCGAGGCGAGCCGGCAGCGACAGGCAGCTGGCAAGCGGGCCACCGATTGA
- a CDS encoding fibronectin type III domain-containing protein yields MKWLVPSVLVWFWVVALAPLHAVEVVEGPVVSAGDTTASISWKTDVVCGTRASVGVSPENLTQKAEGPVGLHHEVAFTGLKPKTTYHFTIGTAKVRLQTGTFSTKEPGAARPPPAAAKPQAAPETATKPKPQPQPKVTATAPPARKTWGNFRTLQDHYDRHGPDFRSTSPEDYARQAWEFLQRAIDEGLPAKLDDSDGTIRVWDPKTRAFAAYNRDGTTKTYFKPGSPDYFTRQPGRKITLKRSDFAPR; encoded by the coding sequence ATGAAGTGGCTCGTTCCCAGTGTGCTGGTATGGTTTTGGGTGGTGGCGCTTGCCCCCCTCCATGCCGTCGAGGTCGTGGAAGGACCGGTGGTCTCAGCGGGCGACACGACGGCGAGCATCAGTTGGAAGACAGATGTTGTCTGTGGCACGCGCGCCTCGGTCGGCGTTTCGCCAGAAAATCTGACGCAGAAAGCCGAGGGGCCGGTGGGGCTGCACCATGAGGTGGCCTTTACCGGGTTAAAGCCGAAAACGACCTACCATTTCACCATCGGCACCGCGAAGGTGAGACTGCAGACCGGCACTTTCTCCACCAAGGAACCCGGTGCAGCGCGACCTCCCCCTGCCGCAGCCAAGCCGCAGGCCGCCCCGGAGACCGCTACCAAGCCCAAGCCCCAGCCTCAGCCCAAGGTCACCGCCACGGCACCTCCCGCTCGCAAGACCTGGGGAAATTTCCGCACCCTGCAGGACCACTATGACCGACACGGCCCTGATTTCCGCTCCACCTCGCCCGAGGACTATGCCCGCCAGGCCTGGGAATTTCTGCAACGCGCCATCGACGAAGGTCTCCCCGCCAAGCTCGACGACTCCGATGGCACCATCCGTGTGTGGGACCCCAAGACCAGGGCCTTCGCCGCCTACAATCGGGATGGCACCACGAAGACCTACTTCAAGCCCGGCAGCCCGGACTATTTCACCCGCCAACCAGGGCGAAAGATCACCCTGAAGCGGTCCGATTTCGCTCCCCGCTAA
- a CDS encoding FHA domain-containing protein, with amino-acid sequence MATLLFVIDDDQEIVVPLAGNITLGSADGNDVVVDDTSVSPSHAEIVSTASGGFHLRDLGSITGTFVNGARIRSRDLKDGDQLSFGALRGRFLAGEKKTVLSEPVLARARTSTITSQVPETTPKSKKETTSIKLATSEVKVAALDMEAPKTEAPKLLDDAEFTKKLEEQQAKLSELNARFEEQKTKLAEQDARLDEQKAKLGEQDARLEEQKTKLGEQDARLDENQAKLAEVTSQIEAKDKELSEVSTRIEERQAVLSESVRQTDLRKADLEKTSTQLDEKKKELSDASRQFDERKKELDKATEELGKSKEEITKAVEELDRTKDDQEKVRKEAERFAATLMGEMETHRKSHQETELALETVKKKLGEAEAGLKEKTKLTKELEEKIDSSKKQADAVSAEIGKLKEQEKALHNSLGGIEAEKKEAQGALETARKEHATVKKDRDTLSEEITKLTEEKKSLAAEIATLKTDKKDEEAALRHAEGELRTMQNGLSKLAQARQDLEKQTGRLTQESSELRITVQQLESQHESTLKLLREGETGLKDVLKSVEEAQTEKHALMADIEELVAQKGEFESQTAQLGTAAEDRKRQLDQLQKEHDGAAKRTEEAKARAAEQESRVEKLLGNVSTHEKKLSELVSAATEHRRMADSLAELCRTEQERITQAEAAAVAGELRATEIKAALVGKEDELTSLTKKVQHLSEEKSAAEKKQAELLQKNKELEKKQAELSTLESRMEKLRDDLRLVELGKKRVEGETANLQKALTETKTAFEEVTNEVAEEKYRLAGLQRDVRSLQDSKNELQEVEAKLKASSVKVKELLEQEVRLKDVASTLRSQEEAKGQLERVLEAARKQTDDANERLKKANANEQTVSDRLKALLDQEAALVSRTKALETEVARLQPLQAEVKKLQELIARLQTMQSETKAAEMQHHQARKGADDARAMLGKLSAEEKSAQTKLQEVLGRYKTTSHSLEEASATLKLKGAELQNTESRAAALRQEITDLDALIVTKNTEVRRLQHVTTEMEAAQKRLAEQDTRLAEVKQSADPSREGIMAKPNLRTVVVPRKRE; translated from the coding sequence ATGGCGACCCTGTTATTTGTTATCGATGACGACCAGGAAATTGTCGTCCCCCTTGCCGGCAACATCACGCTCGGCAGCGCCGATGGAAATGACGTCGTGGTGGATGACACAAGCGTTTCCCCCAGCCATGCAGAAATTGTCTCCACGGCCAGCGGCGGATTTCATCTCCGAGACCTGGGCTCCATAACCGGCACCTTCGTAAATGGAGCGCGGATTCGTTCGCGCGATTTGAAGGATGGCGATCAGCTCTCCTTTGGAGCATTGCGGGGACGTTTCCTGGCCGGCGAAAAGAAGACCGTCCTCAGCGAACCGGTGCTGGCTCGCGCCAGGACATCCACCATCACCAGCCAGGTGCCGGAGACGACGCCCAAGTCCAAGAAAGAGACCACGAGCATCAAACTCGCGACCTCCGAGGTCAAGGTGGCTGCCCTTGACATGGAGGCTCCAAAGACCGAGGCGCCGAAGCTGCTCGACGATGCAGAGTTCACCAAAAAACTGGAAGAGCAGCAGGCAAAACTCAGCGAACTGAATGCCAGGTTCGAGGAGCAGAAGACAAAGCTCGCTGAGCAAGATGCCAGACTGGACGAACAGAAGGCCAAGCTCGGCGAACAGGATGCAAGGCTGGAAGAGCAGAAGACCAAACTTGGTGAGCAGGACGCCAGGCTGGACGAAAACCAGGCGAAGCTCGCCGAGGTGACAAGCCAGATCGAAGCGAAGGACAAGGAACTCTCCGAGGTCAGCACGCGGATTGAAGAGCGACAAGCGGTGCTATCGGAGTCGGTGCGCCAGACGGATCTGCGCAAGGCGGACCTGGAGAAGACCAGCACTCAACTCGACGAGAAGAAAAAGGAACTCTCCGATGCCAGTCGTCAGTTTGACGAGCGCAAGAAGGAGCTCGACAAGGCCACGGAAGAGCTTGGGAAGTCGAAGGAAGAGATCACCAAGGCCGTTGAAGAGCTGGATCGCACCAAGGACGATCAGGAAAAAGTGCGGAAGGAAGCCGAGCGGTTCGCAGCGACCCTCATGGGCGAAATGGAGACCCACCGCAAGTCTCACCAGGAGACAGAACTTGCGCTTGAGACCGTGAAGAAGAAGTTGGGCGAAGCGGAAGCCGGACTGAAAGAAAAGACGAAGCTCACCAAGGAGCTCGAAGAAAAGATCGACTCCTCCAAAAAACAGGCAGACGCCGTTTCAGCCGAGATCGGTAAACTGAAGGAACAGGAGAAGGCCCTGCATAACTCGCTTGGCGGGATCGAGGCTGAGAAAAAAGAAGCTCAAGGCGCACTGGAGACCGCCCGCAAAGAGCACGCCACGGTAAAGAAGGATCGCGATACTCTGAGCGAGGAAATCACCAAGCTCACGGAAGAGAAGAAGTCGCTCGCTGCGGAGATTGCCACTCTCAAGACCGACAAGAAGGATGAGGAAGCCGCCTTGCGCCATGCGGAGGGAGAGCTGCGCACCATGCAAAACGGTCTCTCCAAGCTGGCCCAGGCACGGCAGGATCTTGAGAAGCAGACCGGCCGGCTCACCCAGGAATCTTCTGAGTTGCGGATTACCGTGCAGCAACTGGAGTCACAGCACGAGTCCACGCTCAAGTTGCTGCGTGAAGGCGAAACCGGCCTGAAGGATGTGCTCAAGTCCGTGGAAGAGGCGCAGACCGAGAAGCACGCGCTGATGGCGGACATCGAGGAGCTGGTTGCTCAAAAGGGCGAGTTCGAATCCCAGACCGCCCAACTCGGCACCGCTGCTGAGGATCGCAAACGCCAGCTCGATCAACTGCAGAAGGAACATGATGGCGCCGCCAAACGCACGGAGGAGGCGAAGGCACGCGCTGCGGAGCAGGAATCCCGGGTGGAAAAGCTGCTGGGCAACGTATCCACCCACGAGAAAAAACTTTCCGAACTGGTCTCCGCCGCCACGGAACACCGTCGCATGGCGGACTCACTCGCCGAGCTCTGCCGCACTGAGCAGGAGCGCATCACCCAGGCAGAGGCAGCCGCTGTCGCCGGTGAATTGAGGGCCACCGAGATCAAAGCTGCGCTCGTTGGCAAGGAAGATGAACTAACCAGCCTTACCAAGAAGGTGCAGCACCTCAGCGAGGAAAAATCCGCGGCTGAGAAGAAACAGGCTGAGCTCTTGCAGAAGAACAAGGAGCTAGAGAAGAAGCAGGCCGAGCTTTCGACGCTCGAAAGCCGGATGGAAAAGCTGCGCGACGACCTCCGTCTCGTAGAGCTGGGCAAGAAGCGCGTGGAAGGCGAGACGGCAAACCTGCAGAAGGCCCTCACCGAAACGAAGACCGCCTTTGAGGAAGTTACCAACGAGGTGGCTGAGGAGAAGTACCGCCTGGCCGGACTACAACGTGACGTCCGTTCCCTTCAAGATTCAAAGAACGAACTGCAGGAGGTTGAGGCGAAGCTGAAGGCATCCTCCGTAAAGGTGAAGGAACTGCTGGAGCAAGAGGTCCGGCTCAAGGATGTGGCAAGCACCTTGCGTTCACAGGAAGAAGCCAAAGGGCAACTGGAACGCGTTCTGGAGGCGGCACGCAAACAAACAGATGACGCCAATGAACGTCTGAAGAAAGCGAATGCCAATGAGCAGACCGTCTCAGACCGACTGAAGGCGCTGCTGGATCAGGAGGCCGCCCTCGTATCACGCACCAAGGCTCTGGAGACCGAGGTGGCTCGCCTTCAGCCGTTGCAGGCGGAAGTGAAGAAGCTTCAGGAACTCATCGCTCGCCTGCAGACGATGCAGTCGGAGACCAAAGCCGCGGAAATGCAACATCATCAAGCTCGCAAGGGTGCTGATGATGCCCGCGCGATGCTGGGCAAGCTCTCCGCAGAAGAGAAGTCCGCGCAGACAAAGCTGCAGGAAGTTCTGGGCCGCTACAAAACCACGTCCCACTCCCTGGAAGAGGCCTCAGCCACGCTGAAACTCAAGGGCGCGGAACTGCAAAACACCGAAAGCAGGGCGGCAGCACTCCGGCAGGAGATCACGGATTTGGATGCGCTTATCGTGACAAAGAATACTGAGGTCAGACGTCTGCAACACGTGACCACGGAGATGGAAGCGGCACAGAAGAGGCTCGCCGAGCAGGACACCCGTCTCGCGGAAGTGAAGCAGAGCGCGGATCCTTCGCGGGAGGGCATCATGGCGAAGCCCAACCTGCGCACGGTGGTGGTGCCTAGGAAGCGGGAATAG
- a CDS encoding cysteine desulfurase encodes MTTPPEPSLGGVDTSLIHQLLGEFYRGGSRPPAPLGSPSVATFAAPRSAEVAPPVQPAFDTLRPSLDATPAAAAPTAPSSEDSEYAFGNPHVLFGAEGHAVSVLGANEVLSPALPLSERYYFLPREAVQVQEFASSLGSSKSTASGVPTARAFDVHSVRSDFPALHQRVNGHPLIWLDNAATTHKPKAVIDAASSFYSRDNSNIHRAAHALAARSTDLFENARESVRKFLGASSAKEIVFVRGTTEAINLVAQSYGKKNIGPGDEILITHMEHHANIVPWQILAEQTGATIRVAPINDRGELILDQFATLLNGRTKLVAITHVSNALGTVNPVEQVIALAHSFGVPVLVDGAQSTPHMPVNVQALDADFYTLSGHKIFGPTGIGVLYGKSSLLSEMPPWQGGGHMIKDVTFSKTVYNEHPEKFEAGTPDIAGVVGLGAAVEYLMSIGMPAIAAYEHALLEYATEALATIPGIRPIGTAANKASVLSFVIPGIPNADIAKHLDKHGIAVRAGHHCAQPAQRRFGVEGSVRPSLAFYNTRDEVDTLVEVLQRLPRN; translated from the coding sequence ATGACTACTCCGCCTGAGCCATCCTTGGGTGGGGTGGACACCTCGCTCATCCACCAGTTGTTGGGCGAGTTCTATCGGGGAGGCAGTCGGCCTCCCGCACCTCTGGGCTCGCCTTCGGTTGCCACGTTTGCTGCCCCACGGTCGGCAGAGGTGGCGCCGCCGGTGCAGCCTGCGTTTGACACGCTCCGTCCAAGTCTCGATGCCACGCCTGCGGCCGCTGCGCCTACTGCGCCTTCATCAGAGGATAGTGAGTATGCCTTTGGTAATCCCCATGTGCTCTTCGGCGCAGAAGGACATGCGGTGAGTGTGCTCGGTGCGAATGAGGTGCTCTCACCTGCGCTGCCGCTAAGTGAGCGCTACTACTTCCTCCCGCGTGAGGCAGTGCAGGTGCAGGAGTTCGCCAGCAGCTTGGGCTCATCGAAGTCAACAGCTTCAGGCGTGCCCACTGCACGTGCGTTTGATGTTCATTCCGTCCGCAGTGACTTTCCGGCGCTGCATCAGCGGGTGAATGGGCATCCACTCATCTGGCTGGACAATGCCGCCACGACGCACAAGCCGAAGGCGGTGATCGATGCGGCTTCCTCCTTCTACAGCAGGGACAACTCAAACATCCATCGTGCAGCTCATGCGCTGGCTGCGCGATCCACGGACCTTTTCGAAAATGCGCGTGAGAGCGTGCGGAAGTTTCTGGGTGCCTCAAGTGCAAAGGAGATCGTGTTCGTTCGTGGCACCACGGAAGCCATCAACCTCGTGGCACAGAGCTACGGCAAGAAGAACATTGGTCCGGGTGATGAGATCCTCATCACCCATATGGAGCACCATGCGAACATCGTGCCCTGGCAGATTCTCGCAGAGCAGACGGGTGCGACAATCCGCGTGGCACCCATCAATGATCGTGGTGAGCTGATCCTGGATCAATTCGCCACGCTGCTCAATGGACGTACCAAGCTGGTGGCAATCACGCATGTCTCCAATGCCCTCGGCACGGTGAATCCCGTGGAGCAAGTCATCGCGCTCGCGCACTCGTTTGGTGTGCCGGTGCTGGTGGACGGCGCACAATCCACACCTCACATGCCGGTGAATGTGCAGGCACTCGACGCAGACTTCTACACCTTGTCTGGGCACAAGATCTTTGGTCCCACTGGCATTGGTGTGCTCTATGGCAAGAGCAGCCTGTTGAGTGAGATGCCTCCGTGGCAGGGTGGGGGACACATGATCAAGGACGTGACTTTCTCCAAAACGGTCTACAACGAACACCCCGAGAAGTTCGAAGCGGGCACTCCGGATATTGCCGGTGTGGTGGGCTTGGGCGCGGCTGTGGAATACCTCATGTCCATCGGCATGCCAGCCATCGCGGCGTATGAACATGCGCTGTTGGAATATGCGACCGAGGCGCTCGCTACTATCCCGGGCATTCGTCCCATCGGTACGGCAGCGAACAAAGCCAGCGTGCTTTCCTTTGTGATTCCCGGCATTCCGAATGCTGACATCGCGAAGCATCTGGACAAGCATGGCATTGCGGTGCGAGCAGGTCATCACTGCGCGCAGCCGGCACAGCGACGGTTTGGTGTGGAAGGAAGCGTGCGCCCGTCACTGGCGTTCTATAATACTCGTGACGAGGTAGATACCCTGGTGGAAGTACTGCAGCGACTGCCAAGGAACTGA
- a CDS encoding succinate dehydrogenase cytochrome b subunit — protein MSSLFPSFFSFLGSSLGKKILVALTGMALVVFVFGHMVGNLLVYAGPDAINEYGHTLQTLLHGAGIWIARIGLLVCVVVHIVLTIQVTKENREARSDRYAVHKTTRTTNSARIMILSGLTLLAFIIYHLLHFTVRVGNDYATYKTSLHGETVHDVYRMVIAGFSWWPASLFYIIAMVLLWSHLSHGVQSMFQTVGLSNERTIPIYKTIAVVFATVILIGNCSIPISVMLGWVK, from the coding sequence ATGAGCTCCCTGTTCCCGTCCTTTTTTTCGTTTCTCGGTTCTTCCTTAGGAAAGAAAATCCTGGTCGCTCTCACGGGCATGGCGCTCGTGGTCTTCGTCTTCGGACACATGGTCGGAAACCTGCTCGTGTATGCGGGTCCGGATGCCATCAATGAGTACGGGCACACTCTGCAAACCCTGCTGCACGGCGCCGGCATTTGGATCGCACGCATCGGCCTGCTCGTCTGCGTCGTGGTGCACATCGTTCTCACCATCCAGGTGACCAAGGAGAACCGGGAGGCGCGTTCCGACCGCTACGCCGTCCACAAAACGACCCGGACGACGAACTCGGCCCGCATCATGATTCTCAGTGGGCTCACGCTGCTGGCCTTCATCATCTACCACCTGCTGCACTTCACGGTCCGCGTGGGAAATGACTACGCCACCTACAAGACCAGCCTCCATGGTGAGACCGTGCATGATGTGTACCGCATGGTCATTGCGGGCTTCTCCTGGTGGCCCGCCTCCCTTTTCTACATCATCGCCATGGTCCTGCTCTGGTCCCACCTGAGCCACGGCGTGCAGAGCATGTTCCAGACGGTGGGCCTCTCCAATGAGCGCACCATTCCCATCTACAAGACCATCGCCGTGGTCTTCGCCACCGTCATTCTCATCGGGAACTGTTCCATCCCTATCTCGGTCATGCTCGGCTGGGTGAAATAA